A single region of the Gaiellales bacterium genome encodes:
- a CDS encoding Ig-like domain-containing protein, which yields MRTTGVGSWAGIVTALLGVGLASACQDAAHPVTSSSAASTHSTTVVAVSTARVTITPRDGGTQVVPRAGITVRASGGRITAVRARVRGHVVAGRMSASGRVWRSRWALRTGARYTVQAIAVDPAGRRATATSTFRTLAPARTFTTRIFEGYRQTYGVGMPIILTFSQPITHRRAVERSLELRTSKPVVGAWYWDGDQTVEFRPRGYWRPHTVVHFTGHLDGVEGAPGVYGVHTLTQTFSIGRSLIAVASTAKHHVRIYLDRRVFADWPISSGRPGDDTPNGTYLTIEKANPVEMKGPGYDIMVPWSVRFTWSGDYMHDAFWSVGEQGFTNVSHGCVNLSPANAETYYKLAVPGDPVTITGSPRAGSWGNGWTVWFLTWRQLMRGSALQQAVWAGPTGSTFIAPGKLPRSWAKPPRTTSRPGNANPA from the coding sequence GTGCGCACGACCGGCGTCGGCAGCTGGGCGGGGATCGTCACGGCCCTTCTGGGCGTGGGGCTTGCGAGCGCCTGTCAGGACGCTGCCCATCCGGTGACGAGCTCTTCGGCCGCCTCGACTCATTCCACGACCGTGGTGGCGGTGAGCACTGCGCGGGTGACGATCACGCCTCGCGATGGCGGGACCCAGGTCGTTCCGAGGGCGGGGATCACGGTACGGGCGTCCGGCGGGCGGATCACCGCGGTGCGGGCGCGCGTGCGCGGTCATGTGGTGGCCGGGCGGATGAGCGCGTCGGGGCGGGTGTGGCGGAGCCGGTGGGCACTCCGGACGGGCGCGCGGTACACGGTTCAGGCGATCGCGGTCGATCCGGCGGGGCGGCGGGCGACCGCGACGAGCACGTTCCGGACGCTGGCGCCGGCGCGGACGTTCACGACCCGGATCTTCGAGGGCTACCGCCAGACGTATGGGGTGGGCATGCCGATCATCCTCACCTTCAGCCAGCCGATCACCCATCGCCGCGCTGTCGAGCGATCGCTCGAGCTTCGCACCTCGAAGCCGGTGGTGGGCGCGTGGTACTGGGACGGCGACCAGACGGTGGAGTTCAGGCCGCGCGGCTACTGGCGGCCACACACCGTCGTTCACTTCACCGGCCACCTCGACGGTGTGGAGGGCGCGCCCGGCGTCTACGGCGTGCACACGCTCACGCAGACATTCTCGATCGGGCGGTCGCTGATCGCCGTTGCCAGTACCGCGAAGCATCACGTGCGGATCTACCTCGATCGGCGCGTGTTCGCCGACTGGCCGATCAGCTCCGGCCGCCCCGGCGACGACACGCCCAACGGCACCTACCTGACCATCGAGAAGGCCAACCCGGTGGAGATGAAGGGGCCGGGATACGACATCATGGTGCCATGGTCGGTGCGGTTCACATGGTCGGGCGATTACATGCACGACGCCTTCTGGTCGGTCGGTGAACAGGGGTTCACCAACGTCAGCCATGGCTGCGTGAACCTCTCCCCGGCGAACGCCGAGACCTACTACAAGCTGGCCGTGCCGGGCGATCCCGTCACGATCACCGGCAGTCCCCGCGCCGGATCCTGGGGCAACGGCTGGACGGTGTGGTTCCTCACGTGGCGCCAGCTGATGCGCGGCAGCGCCCTGCAACAGGCGGTGTGGGCCGGCCCCACCGGGAGCACGTTCATCGCCCCAGGGAAGCTCCCTCGATCATGGGCGAAGCCACCCCGCACGACCTCGCGGCCGGGCAACGCCAACCCGGCCTGA
- a CDS encoding adenylate/guanylate cyclase domain-containing protein, with protein MSFPVAWDRRHISTLRFVDPELERAYQDADQAQGVRRARAASLLAAVVWVLVALIGPPAIGISAGSTWLIAGLMTVFLLACAGASRWAVTLARRSAIGLGQQVAAGIAVLTLARVTGTFHTYAMPGIMLTAVFGFSVTRPPFVGSIVLGVFYCVAFVSVAVVTRLGSQLWLQSFLVLATVVTASVGAYLLERSQREVYAQGRLVSALHDRVDALLRSYLSPDVAAALIEDPDRASLGGVEVDVTVLFADLGGYTAFAERATPTEVVAMLNAVFGAAVPVVLAEGGAVVQFMGDAMMAIFNAPKPQPDHALRAARSALGLQRVVGELPLAGTRPRFRVGLNSGPAIVGNIGAAEIRNFLAIGDTTNLAARLQTYAPEGSVVMGARTYDLIRADAIVRPLGTPALKGKAQPVEVWELLGLRGEDPQDL; from the coding sequence GTGTCATTCCCGGTCGCGTGGGATCGGCGGCACATCTCGACGCTCCGCTTCGTGGACCCCGAGCTGGAGCGCGCCTATCAGGATGCCGATCAGGCGCAGGGCGTGCGGCGCGCACGGGCCGCGAGCCTGCTGGCAGCGGTCGTGTGGGTGCTCGTCGCCCTGATCGGGCCGCCCGCGATCGGGATCTCGGCCGGATCGACCTGGCTGATCGCGGGTCTCATGACGGTGTTCCTCCTCGCGTGCGCCGGTGCCAGCCGGTGGGCGGTGACGCTGGCCCGGCGGAGCGCGATCGGGCTCGGGCAGCAGGTCGCCGCCGGGATCGCCGTGCTGACGCTGGCGCGCGTCACGGGCACGTTCCACACCTATGCGATGCCCGGGATCATGCTGACGGCGGTGTTCGGCTTCTCCGTGACCCGGCCGCCGTTCGTCGGCTCGATCGTGCTGGGCGTCTTCTACTGCGTTGCCTTCGTGTCGGTCGCGGTGGTCACGAGGCTCGGATCTCAGCTGTGGCTGCAGTCGTTCCTCGTCCTCGCGACCGTCGTCACCGCGTCGGTCGGGGCGTACCTGCTCGAGCGGTCGCAGCGCGAGGTGTACGCACAGGGGCGGCTGGTGAGCGCGCTGCACGACCGCGTCGACGCGCTGCTGCGCTCGTACCTCTCGCCCGACGTCGCTGCCGCACTGATCGAGGATCCCGACCGGGCCTCGCTGGGCGGCGTGGAGGTCGACGTGACGGTGCTTTTCGCCGACCTCGGCGGCTACACGGCGTTCGCGGAGCGGGCGACGCCGACGGAGGTCGTGGCGATGCTGAACGCCGTCTTCGGCGCAGCGGTGCCGGTCGTGCTGGCCGAGGGCGGAGCGGTCGTGCAGTTCATGGGCGACGCGATGATGGCGATCTTCAACGCGCCGAAACCCCAGCCGGATCACGCGTTGCGCGCAGCCCGCTCCGCGCTGGGGCTGCAGCGCGTCGTGGGTGAGCTGCCGCTCGCGGGCACGCGGCCGCGCTTCCGGGTCGGGCTCAACTCGGGGCCGGCGATCGTCGGCAACATCGGCGCCGCCGAGATCCGGAACTTCCTCGCCATCGGCGACACCACCAACCTCGCCGCGCGCCTCCAGACGTATGCCCCGGAAGGCAGCGTGGTCATGGGTGCGCGCACGTATGACCTGATCCGCGCCGACGCGATCGTCCGGCCGCTGGGCACGCCGGCGCTGAAGGGCAAGGCGCAGCCGGTCGAGGTGTGGGAGCTGCTCGGCCTTCGCGGCGAGGACCCGCAGGATCTCTAG
- a CDS encoding DUF899 family protein — protein sequence MTALPPIVDRETWEEGIEQLRVREKAHTREGDAIAAARRRLAMVEVDAAVPLVGPAGEVPLIDTFEGRTQLFASYMMWYDGAPAARQCEGCTKDNAQVRELSYLHSRDVTFAVFCQGPFAESDRYRAFMGWEAPFYSVPETSRDVLIAGRHFGMNVCYLRDGVRVFETYWTTGRGNETMGAAYAMLDQTVYGRQEAWEDSPVGWPQIYPGTASEQMRTDEHGRSVGRPGGRPIPQWPRLAAGHSDDLGGGHTPRSG from the coding sequence ATGACCGCGTTGCCGCCGATCGTCGACCGTGAGACATGGGAGGAAGGGATCGAGCAGCTTCGCGTCCGCGAGAAGGCGCACACCCGCGAGGGCGACGCGATCGCCGCCGCCCGGCGGCGGCTGGCGATGGTCGAGGTGGACGCGGCGGTGCCGCTGGTGGGGCCGGCGGGCGAAGTCCCTCTCATCGACACCTTCGAGGGGCGTACGCAGCTGTTCGCGTCGTACATGATGTGGTACGACGGAGCTCCGGCGGCGCGTCAGTGCGAGGGCTGTACGAAGGACAACGCGCAGGTGCGCGAGCTGTCTTACCTGCATTCGCGCGATGTGACGTTCGCCGTCTTCTGCCAGGGGCCGTTCGCGGAAAGCGACCGGTACCGGGCGTTCATGGGCTGGGAGGCGCCGTTCTATTCCGTGCCCGAGACGTCACGCGATGTGCTCATCGCCGGGCGGCACTTCGGGATGAACGTGTGCTATCTGCGCGACGGCGTCCGGGTCTTCGAGACCTACTGGACCACCGGTCGCGGGAACGAGACGATGGGGGCCGCGTACGCGATGCTCGACCAGACTGTCTACGGACGCCAAGAGGCCTGGGAGGACTCCCCGGTCGGCTGGCCGCAGATCTACCCCGGCACAGCGAGCGAGCAGATGCGCACCGATGAGCACGGCCGCTCCGTCGGTCGCCCCGGCGGCCGGCCGATCCCGCAGTGGCCGCGACTCGCCGCCGGCCATTCGGACGACCTCGGAGGCGGGCACACGCCGCGGTCTGGATGA
- a CDS encoding TetR/AcrR family transcriptional regulator, producing the protein MADLAPHADQPSERPLRADAQRNRDRILEVARETFTQEGLGVPVDLIAERANVGVGTFYRHFPNKEVLAGAILASRLESLIGEAEQLEGAPDPGDAFFGFLRLMAERSSADMALADAFTEAGYDVKSGSAKFKERLLETLGRMLDRAQASGAVRADLTSSDVLALMAASCMATGRFGLSGADRDRVLGVVFDGLRPAGS; encoded by the coding sequence ATGGCTGACCTCGCACCGCACGCCGACCAGCCGTCCGAGCGCCCGCTTCGCGCCGATGCGCAGCGCAACCGTGACCGGATCCTCGAGGTGGCGCGCGAGACGTTCACGCAGGAGGGGCTGGGCGTCCCGGTCGATCTCATCGCCGAGCGCGCGAACGTCGGCGTGGGAACGTTCTACCGGCACTTCCCGAACAAGGAGGTGCTGGCCGGCGCGATCCTCGCCAGCCGCCTGGAGTCGCTGATCGGGGAGGCCGAGCAGCTGGAAGGGGCGCCCGATCCCGGCGACGCGTTCTTCGGGTTCCTGCGCCTGATGGCCGAACGCAGCTCGGCCGACATGGCCCTGGCAGACGCCTTCACCGAGGCGGGCTACGACGTCAAGTCGGGCAGCGCGAAGTTCAAGGAGCGGTTGCTCGAGACGCTCGGCCGGATGCTTGACCGGGCGCAGGCGTCCGGCGCCGTGCGCGCCGACCTCACCTCCTCGGACGTGCTGGCGCTGATGGCCGCCTCGTGCATGGCCACCGGCCGCTTCGGCCTCTCCGGGGCCGATCGCGACCGGGTGCTGGGCGTCGTGTTCGACGGCCTTCGGCCGGCGGGCTCCTAG
- a CDS encoding alpha/beta fold hydrolase has product MVLNLHRFGSLDGEPLLAVHGVTGHGGRYRPLAERGLPHRRWLAVDLRGHGRSTWDAPWTARRHVADLLETLDAEGVERVDVVGHSFGGVLATHLAAAAPERVRRVVLLDPAIDQDGHEMFEAGEETRADEGWATRDEAVRARREGRPAQALPFVDADLEEGLEQGQDGRWRLRFCRSTVVAAWSEMAEPPVSLAGFAGELLLVPALHDGMVGEGLVESLRRDLGDRLTVHGLEAGHMVYWDAFDELVALLREWLGETA; this is encoded by the coding sequence GTGGTCCTGAACCTGCATCGGTTCGGCTCGCTCGACGGCGAACCGCTGCTCGCGGTGCACGGTGTCACCGGTCACGGGGGCCGGTATCGCCCGCTGGCGGAACGGGGCCTGCCGCACCGCCGCTGGCTGGCAGTGGATCTCCGCGGGCACGGCCGGTCGACCTGGGACGCGCCCTGGACGGCCCGGCGGCATGTGGCCGACCTGTTGGAGACGCTGGACGCAGAGGGCGTCGAGCGGGTCGATGTCGTCGGCCACAGCTTCGGCGGGGTGCTGGCCACACATCTCGCCGCGGCGGCGCCCGAGCGCGTGCGGCGGGTGGTGCTGCTCGACCCGGCGATCGACCAGGACGGGCACGAGATGTTCGAGGCGGGAGAGGAGACGCGCGCCGACGAGGGCTGGGCGACGCGTGACGAGGCGGTGCGCGCGCGGCGCGAGGGACGCCCCGCCCAGGCGCTGCCGTTCGTGGACGCCGATCTCGAGGAGGGGCTGGAGCAGGGCCAGGACGGCCGCTGGCGGCTGCGGTTCTGCCGGTCGACGGTGGTGGCGGCCTGGAGCGAGATGGCAGAGCCGCCGGTCTCCCTGGCCGGCTTCGCGGGCGAGCTCCTGCTCGTCCCGGCGCTCCATGACGGCATGGTGGGTGAGGGTCTGGTCGAATCGCTCAGGCGCGACCTCGGCGACCGGCTGACGGTGCACGGTCTCGAGGCCGGCCACATGGTCTACTGGGACGCGTTCGACGAGCTCGTCGCGCTGCTGCGCGAGTGGCTCGGCGAGACGGCGTAG
- a CDS encoding metallophosphoesterase: MRFLLAAAVLCAWVTAAPAGSLSAAAGVSGATAAAASDPVVATAGDIACDPASSKFNGGQGTSSACRELATSNLIGADASIGAVLPLGDNQYACGGYQAYLRSYAPSWGRFLAMTHPVAGNHEYQTSGGTDCSSGAAGYFRYFGAAAGDSRGDYAWNLGTWHLIALNGNCGKVGGCGSGSPQGNFLKQNLGSATCTLAYWHQPYYNGTSTPVSSYKYFWQTLYNAGADIVLAGHLHTYGRFAPQDAAGHVDSSRGIRQFIVGTGGEDLFSLNGSHNVEKTTKAFGILKLTLHATGYDWRFVNASGGTVDSGSAPCH, from the coding sequence ATGCGTTTTCTGCTCGCGGCCGCCGTGCTCTGCGCGTGGGTAACGGCTGCTCCAGCCGGCTCGCTGTCCGCTGCGGCCGGCGTATCAGGCGCGACCGCCGCTGCCGCGTCCGATCCGGTGGTCGCCACCGCCGGCGATATCGCCTGCGACCCCGCGAGCTCCAAGTTCAACGGCGGTCAGGGGACGAGCAGCGCCTGTCGCGAGCTCGCGACGTCCAACCTGATCGGCGCCGATGCGAGCATTGGCGCCGTGCTCCCGCTGGGCGACAACCAGTACGCGTGCGGCGGCTATCAGGCCTACCTCAGGTCATACGCTCCGTCGTGGGGCCGCTTCCTTGCGATGACCCACCCGGTCGCCGGAAATCACGAGTACCAGACCAGCGGCGGCACTGACTGCTCGTCGGGGGCGGCGGGCTACTTCAGGTACTTCGGCGCCGCGGCCGGCGACTCGCGCGGCGACTATGCGTGGAACCTCGGCACATGGCACCTGATCGCGCTGAACGGCAACTGCGGCAAGGTCGGCGGCTGCGGCTCCGGTTCACCCCAGGGGAATTTCCTGAAGCAGAACCTCGGCTCCGCCACGTGCACCCTGGCCTACTGGCACCAGCCCTACTACAACGGCACCAGCACGCCCGTCAGCAGCTACAAGTACTTCTGGCAGACCCTCTACAACGCCGGGGCGGACATCGTCCTGGCCGGACACCTGCACACCTACGGGCGGTTCGCGCCGCAGGACGCCGCCGGCCACGTGGACTCGAGCCGGGGAATCCGGCAGTTCATCGTCGGCACCGGCGGCGAGGACCTGTTCTCGCTCAACGGCAGCCACAACGTCGAGAAGACGACCAAGGCGTTCGGCATCCTCAAGCTCACGCTGCACGCCACCGGCTACGACTGGCGATTCGTGAACGCGAGCGGAGGCACCGTCGACTCCGGATCGGCGCCGTGCCACTGA
- a CDS encoding FAD-dependent oxidoreductase yields MSLRLRDGARIAVVGAGPAGLVAAKHALESGFEVRVFEAQDDLGGQWHTTSPRSGVWPGMRTNTSRWMTAFSDFPVPPDHELHPFAEQIHAYLRSYADAFDVTPHIEFGRRIRAVRPGWIVDGERFDAVVVASGRFHAPRLPGRMAGFTGEVLHAYDYPGAARFRDGRPLVYGNGVSGHEIASDIAEVNTVISAYRKPRYVLQKVSGGVSSDWQWYTHVGALRRRLLPREEFGRALRDRVVRVAGNPVDHGAPAPDDDILRAGHSLCQDYLRQVRNGSIVCRPEIASVSGRTVTFTDGSRAAVDVIVCATGYELDIPYLDDRVRVRTGADMRLHLRTMHPDLPGLGVIGQYATSGPYFPLLELQARWIVNLWSGAVAPPDEIEMRESIATAPPPLDSHDALALAFSEASAVAPDLGARPDLFDALVFGPMLPPRYRLDGPGALPNAAELLLEQMTTSPRAPIEPDDLASLAQLGLARAGGAPAATS; encoded by the coding sequence TTGAGCCTGCGTCTGCGGGACGGCGCGCGCATCGCCGTCGTCGGCGCCGGGCCGGCGGGTCTGGTGGCCGCGAAGCACGCCCTCGAGTCCGGGTTCGAGGTGAGAGTCTTCGAGGCACAGGACGACCTCGGCGGTCAATGGCACACGACCTCGCCTCGGAGCGGCGTGTGGCCGGGGATGCGGACGAACACGAGCAGGTGGATGACGGCCTTTTCGGACTTCCCGGTGCCGCCTGACCACGAGCTGCACCCGTTCGCGGAGCAGATCCACGCGTACCTGAGGTCCTACGCCGACGCGTTCGATGTGACACCGCATATCGAATTCGGCCGCCGCATCCGGGCCGTCCGCCCGGGCTGGATCGTCGACGGCGAGCGGTTCGACGCGGTCGTCGTCGCGTCGGGGCGCTTCCACGCGCCGCGGCTACCGGGCCGCATGGCCGGGTTCACGGGCGAGGTGCTGCACGCCTACGACTACCCCGGCGCCGCGCGGTTTCGTGACGGGCGCCCGCTGGTCTACGGAAACGGGGTGAGCGGACACGAGATCGCCTCGGACATCGCTGAGGTCAACACGGTCATCTCGGCGTACCGCAAACCGCGCTACGTCCTGCAGAAGGTGTCCGGCGGTGTGTCGTCGGACTGGCAGTGGTACACGCACGTCGGCGCGCTGCGGCGGCGGCTGCTGCCCCGCGAGGAGTTCGGGCGCGCGCTTCGCGACCGGGTGGTCCGCGTTGCGGGGAACCCCGTCGACCATGGAGCACCGGCCCCCGATGACGACATCCTGCGCGCCGGCCACTCCCTCTGCCAGGACTACCTCCGTCAGGTGCGGAACGGCAGCATCGTCTGCCGCCCGGAGATCGCCTCGGTCTCAGGCCGTACCGTGACGTTCACCGACGGCTCGCGCGCCGCGGTCGACGTGATCGTCTGCGCGACCGGATACGAGCTCGACATCCCCTATCTCGATGACCGGGTTCGGGTCCGCACAGGGGCCGACATGCGGCTGCACCTGCGCACCATGCACCCGGATCTGCCGGGGCTCGGCGTCATCGGCCAGTACGCCACGTCGGGCCCGTACTTCCCGCTGCTGGAACTCCAGGCCCGTTGGATCGTGAACCTCTGGAGCGGCGCCGTCGCTCCGCCCGACGAGATCGAGATGCGCGAGAGCATCGCCACCGCGCCGCCGCCGCTCGACTCACACGATGCGCTCGCGCTCGCGTTCTCCGAGGCGTCCGCCGTCGCCCCCGATCTCGGCGCCCGCCCCGATCTGTTCGACGCGCTCGTCTTTGGCCCAATGCTGCCGCCCCGCTACCGCCTCGATGGCCCTGGAGCGCTGCCGAACGCCGCCGAGCTGCTCCTCGAACAGATGACCACTTCACCACGCGCGCCGATCGAGCCCGACGACCTCGCGAGCCTTGCGCAGCTCGGCCTCGCCCGTGCCGGCGGTGCCCCGGCCGCTACCTCATGA